The sequence TGCAGTGGTATGCAAAGACGGTAAATGGGGAGCCATTGATGAAAACGGCGATGTTGTTGTTCCAATAATCTACACCGATATCAGTTTTCCAAGCAATGGGCTTCTTTGTGTGTGTAATGATGAGGGAAAATGGGGATATGTTGACTACACCGGGAAAGTAGTTGCAGATTTCAAGTTCGATTTATGTAATACCTTCCGTGAAGGATATGTCACCAATTCCATTGACGGAAAATGGGGTGCTCTGGATACTACAGGTAAAACTGTAATTCCATTCAAATATTATAATTTGTGGAATTTTAGTGAAGGTCTTGTCAGAGTCAGAATGGTTGAAGATGGCAAATGGGGTTATATGGACGCCGGTGGAAATATTGCAATTGACCCTGTTTATCAGGCAGCCACTGACTTTTCTGACGGAGTTGCCATTGTTGTGAAAGATGGTAAATTTGGAATCATTTCTAAAACATCCATTCCTTACACGGCAACCCCAACAACTTCAACCGTGCTTGTGAACGGTTCCCCTGTGGCTTTTGACGCTTATCTCATCAACGGCAACAACTACTTTAAGCTTCGGGATCTGGCTTACATATTAAGCGGTACGGACAAGCAGTTTGAAGTAACCTGGGACGATACTCTTAAAGCAATAAATCTGATATCCGGCAAACCCTATACCGTATCCGGCGGTGAAATGGCAACCGGCAGCAAGAACACTGCCACCGCATACCCTTCAGCTGCAACTGTTTTCATTAATGGCGTGAGAGTTGAGTTAACAGCTTATACAATTAACGGATTCAATTACTTCAAACTCCGTGACCTCGGTAAAGAATTCGACTTTGGCGTAATCTGGGACGGCACTGCCAAAACAATACGTATAGACACCTCCAGCAGCTATAGTGAATAAAAACCAAAATAAAAAACGCATATTCCATAAATAAACTGCCCCAAGAGTCAAATTTTTCAGGGGCAGTTTTTATTTCGCCACCAATATCTCTCTACTCAATGCAAAATACCGGGTTTTGTTTGATAACAAGGAATAATCATCTAAAACAAAGAACCATCACATCTTTACTGCTTCATACTTGTTCCATTTGCTGCCTGACAATATCTTCAGTATCAGCCATGGCCTGCAGTGTCATGGCAAGAAGTTTGTCAAGTTCCTATCCAAGCTGTTCCGCTCCCCGCTCAATGACTTCTCTTGAACAGCCGGCGGCAAAGCCTTTGCTCTTGTATTTTTTCTTCAGGGATTTCAGCTCCATATCTTTTGTGCTTTTTGAAGGACGCATAAGGACCGCTGCCCAGATAAGTCCCGTCAACTCGTCAACAGCAAAGAGTACTTTTTCCATTCCGGAGATTTTAAGCAGTGCTCAAGTCTGCCTGTTTACCACAGGTTACAATCTTTCGCCGCAATAGGGACAATAACTATATTCCACCGGCACTTCAGTTCTACAATTTGAGCAGTACTTGAAAGGTGAATAACGGTCAATCCTTTGCAGATTTTCCTCCCTGATTTCTGTGGAAGGATTTTTCTCAAATTCCTTTCCGACCAAAGGATCCAACTCATAAAGGCAGCCACAGCATGATGTTTTTACAATATATCTAACATCCCATTTAAAAATAGGCAGAAAAAATATATGAAAATATTTGTAATATTTGTAAACTTCATACATTGACAATCTTCCGCATGACGGACAAACAATATTGTTGCAATTACCAATATGCTTATTTTTATCCTGTATGCCAAAGATTGCGAAAAAAAACATATAAATCACTCTTCCCATCTGTTGATACCTTATATTTATAATATAACCATTCAAAGAATAATAATCAATTAAAGCTTAGCGCAAATTTCAAAGCAAATACCATACTTGCACTAAAAAATCTCAAC comes from Acetivibrio thermocellus ATCC 27405 and encodes:
- a CDS encoding WG repeat-containing protein, whose translation is MKKHLLIIVSALVSVLSLNLIAVTAAEPTVKNIYYDDVYSFSEGMSRVVKNGKYGFMDQTGNVAINLEYDYVRDFSDGFAAVSKGGTWYDEEGYVDGKWGFINSTGKVVVPIIYDKVCDFSESLAAVVKDGKLGFVDTTGKVVIPLTYDCSMYEEFYFNHGLAVVAAGDFEDPDIFVIDENGNTAFDFKYDYARLSGYSEGMLAVAVGGDWGIGGPYYWARSYNFGKYGFIDTNGNEIVAPVYDYASDFREGIAVVCKDGKWGAIDENGDVVVPIIYTDISFPSNGLLCVCNDEGKWGYVDYTGKVVADFKFDLCNTFREGYVTNSIDGKWGALDTTGKTVIPFKYYNLWNFSEGLVRVRMVEDGKWGYMDAGGNIAIDPVYQAATDFSDGVAIVVKDGKFGIISKTSIPYTATPTTSTVLVNGSPVAFDAYLINGNNYFKLRDLAYILSGTDKQFEVTWDDTLKAINLISGKPYTVSGGEMATGSKNTATAYPSAATVFINGVRVELTAYTINGFNYFKLRDLGKEFDFGVIWDGTAKTIRIDTSSSYSE
- a CDS encoding zinc ribbon domain-containing protein — protein: MFFFAIFGIQDKNKHIGNCNNIVCPSCGRLSMYEVYKYYKYFHIFFLPIFKWDVRYIVKTSCCGCLYELDPLVGKEFEKNPSTEIREENLQRIDRYSPFKYCSNCRTEVPVEYSYCPYCGERL